A genomic stretch from Aedes albopictus strain Foshan chromosome 2, AalbF5, whole genome shotgun sequence includes:
- the LOC109429556 gene encoding ATP-binding cassette sub-family G member 4-like — MSLDETVEVVIPLVKTITSLSFRNLNYTVNQKSTKKQLLKNISGTFRSGRLTAIMGPSGAGKSSLMNALSGFKTQGITGRILINNEVIDRQKYRQLVAYNTQHVPLLQNITVQETLHYAADLKLSSNVTRIHKTKIVNDIISLLGLEKCAHNQARVLSGGERKRLSIGLELVSNPKLLFFDEPTSGLDSESSYQVVSYLKDLAKQGRCVVSVIHQPSSELLELFDDIYVVADGRCMYQGALEDMIGTLAGAGFECPQYYNRADFAIKVASTVNTDPEKINSLMKQMESISNDQMNGFHGELNETGSEKLLNESSRRGSSPQYPISQFRQFLILTRRTALGTIRNLTLTRLRFLGHIMFGLIVGSVFYDVGDNGAKVLANISCLIMLLMFIVFSNSMTVVLTFPLEMAVFVREHKNNCYSVVAYFLSKIVADFPLMLAGVTCCQLIVYYLTGQMNETERIVMFWGICALMGWTAQMYGMVAGCICPVEVSPFVVPSSIVPMVLFSGFFIRYGELLDVYKPLTYVSHFRYGFEGLALATYGFNRTEIGCEEMFCYYRKSRKVLELLEIQNSNYWFDVAGLCVWIAVLHVLLYVSLRLRLRWTR, encoded by the exons atgagCCTCGACGAGACGGTGGAAGTGGTTATACCACTGGTGAAAACCATCACCAGCCTATCGTTTCGGAATCTCAACTACACCGTCAATCAGAAGAGCACCAAGAAACAGCTGCTAAAGAACATCTCCGGCACGTTTCGTTCCGGACGATTGACGGCAATTATGGGCCCATCCGGGGCAGGGAAGTCTTCACTGATGAACGCACTGAGTGGATTTAA AACCCAGGGCATTACCGGGCGCATCCTGATCAACAACGAAGTCATCGATCGGCAAAAGTACCGACAACTGGTAGCCTACAACACCCAGCACGTGCCTCTCCTTCAGAATATCACCGTTCAGGAAACGCTCCACTACGCGGCGGACCTCAAGCTCTCGTCCAATGTCACTCGAATACACAAAACCAAAATCGTAAACGACATCATCTCCCTGTTAGGACTGGAGAAATGTGCTCACAATCAGGCGCGAGTGCTTTCCGGAGGGGAACGAAAGCGCCTATCCATCGGACTGGAGCTGGTATCCAATCCAAAGTTGCTGTTCTTCGACGAACCGACCAGTGGGCTGGACAGTGAATCTTCGTATCAGGTTGTTTCCTACCTGAAAGATCTGGCCAAACAGGGTCGGTGTGTGGTCAGTGTGATCCACCAGCCCAGTTCGGAGCTGCTGGAGTTGTTTGACGATATTTACGTAGTGGCCGATGGACGGTGTATGTACCAGGGTGCGTTGGAGGACATGATTGGGACGctggccggagctggattcgagtGTCCGCAGTATTACAATCGGGCTGACTTTG CCATCAAAGTGGCTTCCACTGTCAATACGGATCCGGAAAAGATCAACTCGCTTATGAAACAGATGGAATCCATCAGCAATGATCAGATGAATG GCTTCCACGGCGAACTGAACGAAACCGGCAGCGAAAAGCTACTGAACGAATCTAGTCGAAGGGGTTCGAGTCCCCAGTATCCGATATCACAGTTTCGCCAGTTTCTGATTCTGACTCGACGAACGGCGCTTGGGACGATCCGAAATCTTACGCTGACGCGGTTACGATTTCTTGGGCACATAATGTTCGGACTGATTGTCGGATCGGTGTTCTACGATGTAGGGGATAATGGAGCGAAGGTGCTGGCCAATATTAGCTGTTTGATAATGCTGCTGATGTTTATAGTGTTTTCCAATTCCATGACGGTGGTGCTCACAT TTCCCCTGGAGATGGCGGTTTTTGTGCGGGAACACAAAAACAACTGCTACTCGGTGGTCGCGTACTTCCTGTCGAAAATTGTCGCTGACTTTCCGCTGATGCTGGCCGGGGTGACCTGTTGCCAGCTGATTGTCTACTACCTGACCGGGCAGATGAACGAAACCGAACGGATAGTGATGTTCTGGGGCATTTGTGCCCTGATGGGATGGACGGCGCAGATGTATGGGATGGTGGCAGGGTGCATCTGTCCGGTGGAGGTGAGCCCCTTCGTGGTTCCGAGTTCGATTGTTCCGATGGTGCTGTTCTCTGGGTTCTTCATTCGGTACGGGGAACTGTTGGATGTGTACAAGCCGTTGACGTATGTGTCGCACTTTCGGTACGGATTTGAAGGGTTGGCGTTGGCCACGTATGGATTCAATCGGACGGAGATCGGATGTGAGGAGATGTTCTGCTATTATAGGAAAAGTCGGAAAGTGTTGGAACTGCTGGAGATTCAAAACTCGAACTACTGGTTTGATGTGGCTGGGCTTTGTGTGTGGATAGCAGTATTGCACGTGTTACTGTACGTTAGTTTAAGATTAAGACTTAGGTGGACTCGATAG